The genomic window GTCCTGCTGCACATCGCGATCGCCGCGGACCGGGTCGACCGCGTCGGCGCGCTCGACGCCACCGAGCCACCCGACGCTCCCGAGTCGCCCGACGCCCTCGAGGCACCCGACGCCCTCGAGGCACCCGACGCCCTCGAGTCGCTGCTCGCCGCCCTCGTCGAACGCCATCTCGACGTGCGCCTGCCGCCGCCCGACCGGACCCACCTCGCTCGCCTGCTCCGGACCAGAGCCGCCACGGTGCAGTCCACCGCCGACGGTCCCGCCGCGTCGCCGCGAACCGCGCTCGTGCGCCGGATCGTCCGGCGGGCGGCATCCGAGTACCTCGTCGACCTCGACGACGAGCTGGTCGAACGGCTCGCGCTCCACGTCGACAACCTGGCCGCACGGTCGGCCGACCGGGCGTTCTCACGCAATCCGCTCACGGCGCAGATCAAGGCCGCGTACCCGCTCGTCTACGAGCTCGGTGTGTATGTCGCCAGTGAGCTGTACCGCGCCGAGGGCATCCGCGTGAACGACGACGAGATCGCCTACCTCGCGATGCACCTCGGCGCTCACGTCGAGCGTCGGCTCGCCGCCGACGACCGCATCCGCATCGCCGTCGTCGCACCCGAGTACCACGACCTGCGCGATCGACTGCGCGAACGGGTGCAACGGGAACTCGGCGACACCGCGGGCGTCGTCTCGACGGACGACGACGCGGCAGCGACCGCCGACCTCGTCGTCGCGGTCGTGCCGCCTTCGGTCGCGACGGCCCGGCTGGTCCTGGTCTCGCCGCTGCCGACGTCGGCCGACCTGGAACGGGTGCGGCTCGAGGTCAACCGCCTTCGTGCGAGTCGCGCGACGGCGAGGCTCGCTGCCCGGCTGGCCGAACTGATCGAGCCGGGGTCGTTCGTCCGCGGCCTCCGAGGACGCGACCGCGAGGCGATCATCCGAATGCTCGGCGCCCGGCTCATCGCCGTCGACGCCATCGACCAGGCCTACGTCGACGGCGCGGTCGAGCGGGAGCGGATGTCGTCGACCGCGTTCGCGGAGCACCTCGCGGTGCCGCACGCGATGCGGATGTCGGCTGCGCGCACCGCGATCGCGATCGGCGTCGACGACGTCGCCGTCGACTGGGCGGGGACGCCCGTGCACCTCGTGGCGCTGATCGCGTTCGCCGACAGCGGGCGCGCCGAATTCCAGGAACTGTTCGACCAGTTCGTGCTGACGTTCGCCGATCGCGACAACGTCCTGCGGCTCGTCCACGGCGCCGAAGACCACGCCGGCCTCGTCGCCGAACTGGCGCACCTCATGCACGCGGCGGAGGTCGGCTGAGCGGTTCGGCTGCTACGGGATCGGAACGGGGACCACGCCGTAGGGGGCGAGCGCCGCCGCTCCCCCGTCCTCGGCGGTCAGCACCCAGACACCGTCGGCGTGCACGGCGACCGAGTGCTCGACGTGCGCGGCATCCGACCCGTCGCTCGTCGTGACCGTCCACTCGTCGTCGCGCACGAAGGTCTCGATCGCGCCGGCGACGATCATCGGCTCGATCGCGACGACGAGGCCCGGCTTCACCGCCGGGCTGCGACGGTCGACCCGGTAGTTGAAGACCGGCGGCTCCTCGTGCATCGTGCGGCCGATGCCGTGCCCGACGTAGTCGGTGAGGATGCCGAACTCGCCCTCCGCGCGCACCGCGTCCTCGATCGCCGCGCCGACGTCGTTGAGCTGCTTCGCGGAGGCGAGCGCCGCCACGCCGGTCCAGAGCGCATGCTCGGTGACCCTCGCGAGCTCCAGCCGCGCCGCGACGACCTCGGGACGCGTCGGATCCGGCAGGACCACCGTGAACGCCGAGTCGCCGTTCCAGCCGTCGACCTCCGCGCCGCCGTCGACCGACACGATGTCACCCGGTCGGAACGGCCGCTCGCCCGGGATGCCGTGCACGACGTCGTCGTCCACCGAGACGCACAGCGTGTGCCGGTAGCCCGGCACCAGCTTGAAGTTCGAGCGACCGC from Agromyces sp. LHK192 includes these protein-coding regions:
- a CDS encoding PTS sugar transporter subunit IIA, whose product is MAERWQRLLDELARADDWTTASELADRLGVSTRTVRTWVARANADGPLVASGPDGYRVDLAALARRDRTDDGESGFDRPDGRTARIIRTLVDADDADVHDLADDLHVSGSTVEADLSRVRVRLADGPLRLERSGARVALRGPEPAKRRLLGDLLREETLRGRVAVDALRRRFPELPGFRTALVDGLASAGYAPNGYALDDVLLHIAIAADRVDRVGALDATEPPDAPESPDALEAPDALEAPDALESLLAALVERHLDVRLPPPDRTHLARLLRTRAATVQSTADGPAASPRTALVRRIVRRAASEYLVDLDDELVERLALHVDNLAARSADRAFSRNPLTAQIKAAYPLVYELGVYVASELYRAEGIRVNDDEIAYLAMHLGAHVERRLAADDRIRIAVVAPEYHDLRDRLRERVQRELGDTAGVVSTDDDAAATADLVVAVVPPSVATARLVLVSPLPTSADLERVRLEVNRLRASRATARLAARLAELIEPGSFVRGLRGRDREAIIRMLGARLIAVDAIDQAYVDGAVERERMSSTAFAEHLAVPHAMRMSAARTAIAIGVDDVAVDWAGTPVHLVALIAFADSGRAEFQELFDQFVLTFADRDNVLRLVHGAEDHAGLVAELAHLMHAAEVG
- the map gene encoding type I methionyl aminopeptidase → MFRKSIYKTPAELRAMRAAGAATAAALAEARRLLVVGATPLELDAAAERVIADHGGRSNFKLVPGYRHTLCVSVDDDVVHGIPGERPFRPGDIVSVDGGAEVDGWNGDSAFTVVLPDPTRPEVVAARLELARVTEHALWTGVAALASAKQLNDVGAAIEDAVRAEGEFGILTDYVGHGIGRTMHEEPPVFNYRVDRRSPAVKPGLVVAIEPMIVAGAIETFVRDDEWTVTTSDGSDAAHVEHSVAVHADGVWVLTAEDGGAAALAPYGVVPVPIP